The genomic stretch GGACTTCAATTTCAGGGTTATAAGCTTTTACCGTTTTTAATACTTCAATCCCATCCATTCCGGGCAGCCAGATATCCAGTATTACAAGATCAGGAGGATCAGCCTGGATAATTTCCAATGCCTCGATCCCATCACCGGTATCGACTACCTCATAGCCTTCATCTAAAAGAATACCGGTCAGCGAACTGACTATGTTTTTCTCGTCATCAACTATAAGAATTCGTGCTTTGGACATATATATTAAATTGTTGATGCTTCAGGTTGTCGGAATCGTAACACCCTGCCGTGAGTATTCGAGATAATAAATTCTATGGCCAGCTTTGATAAAGTTTTTTTCGTATTTTGTTTTTGGCAAACTTGTACGGTTTTCCATAAAGCCCAATCCCGGATCGCAGTTTTGAAACAATGGATCCGCATTAAAATATTCCAGCATTTCGTTGGCGTAAGGCTCACTATCAGTCGCAAGGTAAATTTGCCCTTCGGGCGCCAGTTTTTGCCCTATTAGTTTAACAAAATCAGGCTTGATCAATCTCCTTTTAACATGCCTTTTTTTTGGCCATGGGTCCGGAAAGTTGATATAGACAGTTTCTAGTTCACCATCTTTGAATAGCAGAGGAATCTTGGAACGAACATCTCCATAGGCCACCCGAATGTTTTCCAACTGAAGTTTTTTAATCCGCGTCATTAACTTGCGGATGCCTTTATGATAAAAATCCATTCCGATAAAATTGGTTTTGGGTTCCTGAGCTGACATCTCTATTAGAAAACTTCCCATTCCAAAACCTATTTCAAGCTTTAGTGGATGGTTGTTGCCGAACTGGACCTCCCAATCGGGCCACTTGTCGATATCAAGAAAAAAAGGATCTTCTTCTTCAATTTTAGCAAAAGATATAAGGGCCATTAGGGTTTTGCGGAGTCACTCTCTTCAGAAATATCA from Nitrospinota bacterium encodes the following:
- the trmB gene encoding tRNA (guanosine(46)-N7)-methyltransferase TrmB; the encoded protein is MALISFAKIEEEDPFFLDIDKWPDWEVQFGNNHPLKLEIGFGMGSFLIEMSAQEPKTNFIGMDFYHKGIRKLMTRIKKLQLENIRVAYGDVRSKIPLLFKDGELETVYINFPDPWPKKRHVKRRLIKPDFVKLIGQKLAPEGQIYLATDSEPYANEMLEYFNADPLFQNCDPGLGFMENRTSLPKTKYEKNFIKAGHRIYYLEYSRQGVTIPTT